The window ACATGTGTTGATGTTGCTTTGCATTTCCAGATTGTTCGTTGAATACTATATATCACTTGTTATGTAGGAGTGTAGGACATTCAAGTCTTAACTCTAAACAATACATATAATGTATTCTTGTGTTTTTGGGGATTTTGGTGATATACGTTCTAGATGATAGCTATTTGTGTTTACGATGTAAATGGCGAGACAAATTAACAAACTAGAAAATGTTGTAAAATTATCGAGTTAAACATGGAACGGTACGTAGCATCTGTTGAtcattcgattttttttttattaataattaggAGGACTGAAGAAActcttataaatttttttttttttgtaagctaACTCTTATAAATTAGATGCATAGTTGTTCGAGTTTCACTTCTCTTACTTTGTATCTTAAGATCTATATGTATAATGGCCAAAATATTCAGACATATATACAGACAAATGATTTCAGGTATATGAGATAATGAACACCCTTCCTCACAAATTAGATAAAATTTATTCGTGATGGCTGTAGAAATTGTCTCTGGCCATCATAAATCGGAAGAAACAAAGTCAGAGAAGTGATACTCCAACAACTATACATCTAATTTAAGAGTTTCCTCATTTCTCCTaagtattaataaaaaaaaatcgaatgaTCAAAATATGCTTTAAGAGTTTCCTCATTTCTCCTAAGTATTAATAAAAAGTCGAATGATCAAAATATGCTACCGTTTCATGTTTCCCCTCGATATTTTTGCGTCATTttctagttttattaatttgacTCGCCAACATCgtaaacataaaaaaagttttcataaCGTATATAGAACCAGAAtctccaaaaatatatttttttctgatacAGTAATCTccaaaaatataagaatatacATTATTAGTAAATTATAAACGAATTTCATGCATAAGTAGTGATATATAGAATTTAACGAATCATCTGAAAATACAAAGCATCATAAACACATGTTTAAATTCGAAATTAACTAGCTAAATTTTCTATGGAGATCTGAACTTCCTgccatatatttttttaatcaattggCCAACTATAATAAGACCGAAGGCGCATACTTTTCTAATTCATagcttttaaattatttatatttcgtGGTAAATCAGTTACCAATATAAAAATTACAAGTGATTAATTGGGAAAACTAAAAAACGTTCAACAAGTAACCATGCCAGCTACTATAAACTTCGCTTCAATCTTCACTTCTAATCCACAAAACTTAATTACTCATATAATCTAATCGTCAAAAAGAGACAAGATGAAAATCTTTAACCCATCTCGAAACCTAATCCTAGCCACAACCATTTTCCTTGTTTTCATTGTTCCCCTAAGAGCCCAAGACAGCCCACAAGATTTTTTGGACGCTCATAACCAAGCACGAGCAGCGGTTGGGGTGGATCCTTTAGCGTGGGACGAGACGGTGGCTGCATATGCTCACGACTACGCAAACCAGCGTAGAGGTGACTGCGCCTTGGAACACTCGAGTGGGCCCTATGGAGAGAACATCGCCTGGAGCAGTGGTGACATGTCAGGTGTTGAAGCAGTTAACATGTGGGTGAGCGAGCAGGCTGACTACGATTATGGTTCCAACACATGTGCCTCAGGAAAACAGTGCGGCCACTATACTCAGATTGTGTGGAAAAACTCGGCGAGGTTGGGATGTGCAAAAGTGAGCTGCGACAATGGTCAAACCTTCATCACTTGCAACTATGATCCTCAAGGTAATTTTGTGGGCCAGTGGCCTTACTGAAAAGAGAACCCACGTGTgaatgtttcaaaaaatatatgttatacaTGCATGACTTtatgtttctatatatattgttcaaTTATACCAATCTTCATCATCACCTAATAATGATCGCCTTGTCCGGTTCAGTCATATTTTGTACCATATATATGTGTGGATTTTTATAATGGAATAAGAAAAATGCAATGCTATACGGCTTGCACTTGCTTTGTGTGATATGTgagaatctcttttttttttcgtatTTATACGTATGCATATAGTTAGGGTTTATACCTTACAATTTATATTGTTGTATTAATTAGACTACTAGTTATTGGATTAAACTGAAATTTTGTATACAAGACATAACATTCTCTTTCTCAGAGTTAGGGATTTAGGTCTGAAAAGAAAGCAATTGGGGtttacagttttaataaaattgtaaGTAGTCAAGTGGTTTAGCATTGATGCCATTGTAGCGTTGGTCATGGGTTCGAATCCGTTGAAGAACACCtcctaaattattaaaatgacGTTATTTAGTTTAATAGAAATTAGTATCTACACTACTTAATAAAATCTTAAGTAGCCTAGTGGTTTGGCTTTGTTGTATTTGTACCTCTGGTCATGAGTTTGAATCCGTGTGGTTCTTAAAATAGCTTAGTCAAAATATATTAGAGATTTAAATGGAAAGTCAAGATAAGTTGAGGTTTTAAATGGTATATgcaaaaattcattttttttcaaagttgGTGATTTAAACGATCTTTATCTTTAACCCATCTCAAAACCTAGTCACAACCACTTTCCTATTCCTTTAAGAGATAAGACTTATAGACAGCCCACAAGGCAGCTCACAACCAAGCACGAGCAGCGGTTGGGGTGGATCCTTTAAGGTGCGACTAGAGGGCGGCTGCATATGCTCGCGACTACGCAAACCAGCGTAGAGGTGACTGCGCCTTGGAACACTCGAGTGGGTGAGTCTGGTGACATGTCAGGCTTTGAAGCAGTTAACATGTGGGTGAACGAGCAGGCTGACTACGATTATAGTTCCAACGCATGTGCCTCGGGAAAACAGTGTGGTCACTATACTCAGATTGTGTGGAAAAACTCGGTGAGAAAGGGATGTGCAAAAGTGAGATGCGACTATGATCCTCAAGGTAATTTTGTGGGCGAGTGGCCTTACTAAAAATAGTACCTAAGTCTGAATGTTTCGATAAGTATACGTCAGTTATATACATGTGTGTATTATTTGTTTCTATGTTGTTCAGTTACACCAATCTTCATCATCAGCTAATAATGTTTCGTCTGGGTCAGTTCGATTTTGTACCATATATGTGTGAATTTTTATAATGGAATAAGAAAAATGCAATGCTACGGCTTGCACTTGCTTTATGTGACatgaaaatatttgttttgtttgtataCATACGTGTGGTAGAGGCTTAGAGCACATATAGTTAGGGTTTTATAACTcacatttaatattttgtatttaattagaaaataacaatgcatatttctttttcttttttttcaaaatccctTGTATACGTGAAATTTAGGAAAGTGCCCTTATTAGTGCCTTCGATCCTTTCATGTTGAACGGAAAGACTCTTAACTCATCATATACAATCTTCATTTCAAATTAAGATTCTTATTAAAATGGAAACTATTGAAGTTTAAAGTATTGGTTTTAGAATCATTTAACACTCATTTTGAGATTTGATTTACATGATATAGATATCGTACCTATATAGTTCTACACTTGATTTACGTActgtagacttttttttttatccttgAAATAACCTCAAATGTTTGGTCTCCAAACACATTGTCGGAGGAAAGAAAATACAGAAAACGAAAACAGATCAAAGCATACACCAATAGGTGCTTGAAAGATAAATACCCTATAAAAGGTGAAATGTGTAGAAACCATGGCTTCCTACTTCCTTAAGAGAGACAGTTGCAGTCTTATCTTGGAtatgtagatggagaattagaAGCATCTTCAAGAATGGTATCATTGAGCCAACTTGGACCTCCACGAGCTATATAAGATTAAAACCGTCCATCTTTGGTAACACTGACAGCGATCTTCTCAGATACTCTATTTGTAGTAACATTCACAACTTCCACATAGCAATTTTGGAAGCAATTTAGTGCTTGTCTAGTCTAAGCAATTCATAGCAACTTCTACGTACTGTAGACTATACAtgctataatatatttttagactCTACATACTTTTCTCGTtctctatttcttttttttctttctaaatatttagtttaggCCGAACCATAATTATCCCATAattcttagagcatgattaacccaTATACCAATTTGCTCTCTTATTCATTATTTTAGTAATTCATGACAATTAAAAACTTTACTTAAGAAACCTTCTGATTTTGGGTCTCCAATGGTAGTCTCTTGTTTAGGAGttcacaattaaaaaaatattaaaatttgaaaaaattgtaTCCCAAACCCAAACATTCAAAAGCTTACAAGAACAGCTTCTGCTCCGAGTGCCAGAGCTTTGAAAACATCTGTTCCTCGTCTTACTCCTCCATCAAACAAAACCGGAATCCTCCCTCGAACAACCTGAACAACCTGCAGTTtcagaaataaagaaaaaaatcagtaTTGGACTTCAGTTGGTAATCTTTCAGTTTACATGAAACTTTAAATTCAAAACTCTACTCACAGGTTGGACTTCAGTTGGAAAAAAACCACCAAAATTCTTCAGTTGCGGAGATATCATTCCACAGAACAAAAATTTGAAACATGATTTGACAAACTTCTTTTATTATTTGGTAAGGTCCAGAGTGTTATTTGTTCTTTATATCTGCTTCTCTTTTACCAATTCTAGGAGCATTAGTCAGAACAATGGCCTTGAATCCAGCTTTCTCAGCTCTTATCACCCATCTGAGCTATCTCGTGTTTCTTGAACACCTATACCAAGATATCCTAAAGTCCACACCAAACAAGTACATACAAGGATAATAAAAGCTACTAAAATTACTATGTACTTACATATATTTGAAGAAACCGAACAGCGTTACAACTTGAAGCAACCTCCTCAATAGTGCATATGATACAATCTGAATATTCACAGagaaaaaatatgaatatcatCATCACCTTATAGAAACTCAAACAGTGCAAAACACTCTAGTACCATGATCATGTTACACGCAGCTGCAGCTCTAGCTGTGGCTATTTATCCTATCACAGAAGTCAAAATCTGACAAGAATGCAATTTTCGTGATGATAAGTGGTGTTTCTAAGCAAACTTCTTTTGTTCAGATGATTTATCTATCAGTTACAGAGTGATGGACACTAGTATAAAATGATGTGAACAATCTTTGTCATGCTTGAGATGCTTTACCTTGATGCTGGAAGAATCTgtgtaaaaacaaaaagaacaagCTTAGCACACAAGTTCACAAGCAAAGACTGGTGGCTACCATCAGAGCTTACCATGGTGGAGTAGAATATCAGCAGAGAAGTGATTGTTCCAGAGACTCTGCTGCTCTTTGAtgcattttctctttttttctcagcagagagagagattgtTAGAGATTAAGAAACTGGAACCTGCATCAACTCGGGAGCTTCATAGACTCGATAACAAGAGGGGTGCAGTATTCATCATAAGAACCAAATCCAAGATAGTTGTAAGATCCCAAGTTAAGGCACCTTGTGCTCTTTGTTGTCCTCCTGCAACCAACCAATGGTTTATTCTGTGAACACTTGAAAAAGGATAATTGTGTTTCAAATGAGATCAAGCGGGACCAATTCTAAAGAGCTAAAGTGTCAACCTTTACATATATATGATGTTATTGTAAACAATAGAAGGAGAGACTGACTTGAGAGTCTTGTTGTTGTCATTAGAGAACCTCTCAACCACATCAACCCAAGCATCAGGTGCACTGAGATGGGACGTCATCTTCATCACCTCTCAAGCTTCCTTGCTCCGCCACAAGAGAATTCGTCTCGCCGGCTGAAGAATCGACCTTTCGGTAGTATTCATTCGCGGCGTCGTGGTTGCGAGTGAGGGAGAGATCACCAGAAGAACAAAACACTTTCTATAAGTAGCATCACAAAACACAGGAAACTCATCTTGTTCCCATACATACTTTacgaaacaaagaacaaagtCATTGAAAATGTTTCGTAAGGTCTCTATAGAATCCTTGCTTCTCTTACTTCTCATCAACTACTTGACTCAAATAGATGTTTCTTTCGCACAATATTCTCAGTATTCGCAGTCCCATGACTCTCCTGACAACTACCTCAGACCACACAACGTAGCCCgtgttaagctagatgggcttccaacctaaaaccaattggtgctaagtggagtgacccatctatcttatatattgcttaggatcccttccaatatccgatgtgggacatttatcctaatacgccccctcgagatgatggctctttgagCGTCAATCTCGGAATGCTCGGGCAAGGATCGATGGGCCGACTTTGGGCTGGATCGATAATGGATCGGATTGGACTGCGTGgatcgggctctgataccatgttaagctagatggacttccaacctaaaaccaattggtgctaagtggagtgacccatctatcttatatattgcttaggatcccttccaatatccgatgtgggacatttatcctaatacgccccctcgagatgatggctctttgagCGTCAATCTCGGAATGCTCGGGCAAGGATCGATGGGCCGACTTTGGGCTGGATCGATAATGGATCGGATTGGACTGCGTGgatcgggctctgataccatgttaagctagatggacttccaacctaaaaccaattggtgctaagtggagtgacccatctatcttatatattgcttaggatcccttccaatatccgatgtgggacatttatccctaataGCCCGAGCCTTGGTCAGAGTCAAGCCTCTAAGATGGGACTTCAGCCTAGCCACTGTGGCTCAGGACTACGCAAACCAATTAGCAGTCGGTTCATGCAGCCTCGAGCCTTCATCTGGACCATATGGAGAGAACCTTGCAATGGGAGCGGAGACATGTCAGCAGCTCAGGCTGTTGCGATGTGGATAGATGAAAAGTCGTATTATGATTATTACTAAAACTCGTGCCACGGTTCAGCTTGTGGGCACTACACGCAGGTCGTGTGGCGTGGCTCTGCTCGGGTCGGTTGTGGTAAGGGTATGTGTGCCAATGGTGCAAGTATTATTGTGTGTAACTATGACCCTGTGGGCAATTATATTGGAACTAAACCATATTGATTTCAAATTGAACTGATGAATGTGTGAAAGGAATCTCGTGTTACTTTATTTTGTCTAAATCTCAGTACATGAGAAAAATTACTTGTTTTTCAATGAAATTATCTAAATTCAAAGTGTTAAACGacttagagcatcattatcccaAAGCTCTAAAATGACTTAAGAGACATAGCtaagaaattttaatatttaccaTCTCCAATGCAAGTCTCTTAGTTAAAAGTTCTTAcataaattaaacattttatgAAAAACATGTCTACAAGATGATCTTGGTTGGTTGAGAATGAGAGAATATGAGTGTGTAATCAAAAGTGACTGAAAACTACAAGACTTACTCCACGACAGAAAACTACAAGCTTACTCCCAATGCTACAAGACAACAAGACAGAAAACTACAAGACTTCCTCCACTCCGTGGCACAAGAAAACTCCCAATGCTCCATTCTTTGACTCTGTCTTGACGTGAAAGACGAAGATGAATCAATAACCAGATGCAATAACATGAAACATAAGAACAAGAACATGAAACATAAGATCAGAACAACAAACAACAAACACAGCAACAGAACTAGCATGAAACAACTCGTCAAACCTTAAACAAAAACACTTAAACACCCGTGATTTCACTACTAATGAAAGATCCTTACAAGAAACATTATAACATTGAAGTTTAGTACTAAAGCCATTGCCCCTAAAACTAGTCTTTTGAAACTCTTTCCGACAAAATTCTTAAAAAGTTTTGAACTTTGCTGAAAAGTTAACTACTTTGATTGAAACCAACTTGAATTACCAAGTAGAAAGGTTAAGCAAGCAACTTACAGGATGCCAAGATTAGTCGTTCTCAACATGTCCACGGTTCTGGTGGTGAGCTCCGTGGCTAATTCTCCTGCAGATCAATCAAAGGCCATATACTTAAACATGTAGAAGACAAAAATAATCAGCAAGTTGCTTCCCAGAGATAGGTTTGAAAGCAAAACGAACCAGCCATGGTAAGGGACAAGAATAGAGGCCAAGAACAAAGAGAGCCCAGAACATGGTTCCTTGAGCAAACCAATAGAGAGGCCAAACAAGCCAATTGTTGAGATAAGCAGCTCCAACAGCCAACGCAAACACGATCGTGACATCTCTCACGACGTAACAGAAGAAGGGCGTCTGGGTCGATTGGAGGAGAGGAGTCGACTGTTAGAGCTCTGTTAAGCCCAGGTTCGCTATTATCAGAGCTCtgttcctctctctctctcgcaaaagaaagaaaaaaagactcttttttttttcttttattaatctATGGATTCGCATCCAATTTCATAGTTTTGTTCATCGAACCACGATTGATTTTACAGAAAATGGAGGAACGTAGAAGAGAGGGAGATGGAAGCGGAGGAGATGACAGGTGGGTTACAAGAGGCGTCCCTTGTGTAGCCTAATTAAGAGGTGTCTCTTATGTTTAttgccattttttttttaatttataattaaactaaGAGGCTTACTAAGAGACCCCAATAATGATGGTCTTATATTTGAGTGCATGATCGAATGATGATAAGCTTACCATATATTCAAACAATGTAtaagaatgtttttttatagaaaaataggTAGAGAAATCTTGTCGTGGATATTTTCTAATTCTTGGTTTTTGGTTGGCCGATCCAAGATAGGTTTGATTTGAGAAGGAAGTGGTGTAATTCCATCTCATCCGACTCCGACACAACCGGTTTTATAGAGCTTTTTGGATCAAAATAGAGCTTTTATCTTAGAATTTTgcttgttacaaaaaaaaataaaaaagaaaaaaaatctcgaattttgctaaaatatttatagaaaatgtaaaatattatggATATCAATAGGCCCAATAATTCAAATTAAGAGAACTAAATTCAAATAAGCCCAATTATGAGTCCAAAACAGCATAGCTTAGGAAGCAATGAATATGATGCCCAACCAACAACCCAATTGAAGGGAAGTATTTTCAGTGTCTCTAAAatcagttttattttatattttcaaaagttAAAAGTTTATCAtattagatattcaagttttaattttccattttctatatttattatattgattaattttttagttacaatttttatttatctatcaagtattttatttataaagtattttttcaaaataaattaaaacggaaaacttaataaattactatctaaaaatgtttaattttcatctaagatctttataatacataaatatttattatcttttattttttaacatacTCGACATAAATTGTGGGAAATTAGATTTAGTGAAAACGAAAACACATATCgatattgaaaataaaatgtaaaaacttACATTTCATAAGTACTGTAACCTACATAAATAATGCAGATCcaagaaaattttaaactcaAATAAGgcaaaataatttctgatttacaaaaatacaaaacaaattaatttgGTGATCTTAGAAAAGCATTATATACCTTATAGCGTTGGATTTTCAATTAGGCGAAAAAGGGATAACTTTCTTTTGGATTATAACCATCATTAGTATACGTTCACTATTTGTTTGAAGAAAGCCATTGAGCCTCTCCCTCTCACTATTTACATGAAACAATATTCTTTAAGCTTCACGATTTGCAGATCTACAATATTGTAGTACTTCAAGAAAGTTACCACCAGATCTTTGTATGCAG of the Brassica rapa cultivar Chiifu-401-42 chromosome A03, CAAS_Brap_v3.01, whole genome shotgun sequence genome contains:
- the LOC103862261 gene encoding pathogenesis-related protein 1; translated protein: MKIFNPSRNLILATTIFLVFIVPLRAQDSPQDFLDAHNQARAAVGVDPLAWDETVAAYAHDYANQRRGDCALEHSSGPYGENIAWSSGDMSGVEAVNMWVSEQADYDYGSNTCASGKQCGHYTQIVWKNSARLGCAKVSCDNGQTFITCNYDPQGNFVGQWPY